GCGGCGGCTGTGACCCCCTCGCCGATCGCGGCCGAGCGCACCACCCGGAGCACACCGTCGGCACCGATGCCGAACCGGCGGTCGCACAGCACGGCGATCTGGTCGTCCGAAAGGTCGAGCTCCCCATCGGGGTCGGCGATCACGACGAAGTCGTTGCCGGTGCCGTGACCCTTCGTGAAGGCGATGGTCTGCGGCATGCATCCAGCCTAGAGGCCAGCAGATCAGTCCGAGATCAGCCGCTTGCCGGTCGCGGTGGTCTGGAAGCGTTCGTAGCCGAGGCTGTCGTAGAAGCCGAGCACGTCCTCGTTGTCGGGCCGGACCATCAGCTGCACCTTCGGGCATCCGAGCTCCAGCAGCGCATTCTCTGCCGCCGTCACGAGCATGCGCCCGATCCCCTGTCCGCGTCGGGCGGGATCGGATGCCAGGTAGTACAGCCATCCGCGGTGACCGTCGTACCCGGCCATCACGGTGCCGACGATGTCATCCGCGTCCACGGCCACCAGGAACAGCTCGGGCTGAACGGTGAGCTTGCGCTGGATGTCCAGATGCGGGTTGTTCCACGAGCGGGTGAGGCCGGTGGACTGCCACAGGGCGATGACGGATTCGGTGTCGCGGAGGGCGAAGGCACGGATGCTGGTCACGTACCCAGTATCCGATGGATCGCGTCCTCGTGCTCACCGGCCACCCAGATCACGTCCGGATAGCGACGGAACCACGACACCTGACGACGCGCGTACCGTCGGGTGAGCGCCTGCGTCTGCGCGACGGCCTCCGCCTCGGTGAGCTGCCCTTCCAGCTGAGCGAGCGCCTGGGCGTAACCGATTGCGCGTCGCGCGGTCGCCCCGAGCGCGCCCCCATTCGTGCG
This portion of the Microbacterium pygmaeum genome encodes:
- a CDS encoding GNAT family acetyltransferase translates to MTSIRAFALRDTESVIALWQSTGLTRSWNNPHLDIQRKLTVQPELFLVAVDADDIVGTVMAGYDGHRGWLYYLASDPARRGQGIGRMLVTAAENALLELGCPKVQLMVRPDNEDVLGFYDSLGYERFQTTATGKRLISD